Sequence from the Lepisosteus oculatus isolate fLepOcu1 chromosome 13, fLepOcu1.hap2, whole genome shotgun sequence genome:
TGACTGAGGCGTTGAAGCAGAAGAGATTATCTTGAAATAAATGACCTCCATCTGTAAGGATAAAGGCAAAATATCCAGTGAGAGATTTGATGTtataacagattaatttgttGAAATAGAAGACCAAAGTGATTACATTATGCCATATGTATGACCAACATCCTGTCACACGCCTATAGATTGTACACATTAAGCCTAAGCTTTTTATGTAAAAGAAGCCAAGCTAGCTGTGTATACATTCAGAAATATGATGCAAAAATGTTGTATTGGGTATTAATCTAAAGATAATTGGACCTTTATGAAGTACACAGGAATGATGCTGCACACATTTGTGGATGCTTTATATTTTGCTAAGGCACTGTGATTATAATCATGAGCATTAGTTATACTTTTCTATTTGCTATTAGATGTTATAGAGGAATCGCATCTTTTCAATAGATAAAAACATGTCACAAGAGTTCCTTTAAATACGAACATTACaaatggtaaaaataaaatgaagcccATATAAGTTAAATGCTCAGTTAATATCAAGGTTGTCAACCTTGATATACAACTGTCCAGCAGGTCTTATGGGTCATCCTTATATCAGCTGTTTCTAAATGCTTGGAATAATTGTGCTGGCCACTTAAGCAGgtgatttatttaattaagtaaTTTGCAGATCTGTTAAACACTACTGGGTGTTGCTATTTTGAGTTCCACAGTTGGCCATTCCTGGTTTAATTGTCTCAACATTTTTACAGTAGGAATGTACAATTCTGTGTGTACTGACTTTCAGCATATAGTTGGAGGCTACAGTAAAGAAGTGGTCTTGTGCATTTTGGAAAACCAGTCTCTATCACCACCTCTGTGAAACTTGCATGACATGATTCAGCTTGTGTATAAGCATGCAAAAATTTAGTTAAAATAGCCACTGGACCTATCATGAGTTTATCTTTTAAGCAGTTTTGTTTTGCTAGCCTAAAAATGGTATGTTATTTTTCCAAAACACAACTTAATTCTAATTGCTGCCTGTCCTTATCCAGAAAATAGCCTCATTATAATGCTCatagtaatatgttttaaagcaGGACCTGTAGGGGTTCAGTGAAAACAATGGAGAATCAATTCGCAGCTACAGAATGCCTTTTGGGTGCTGAATTGATTGTTGTTTATCTTTAACTTCATACAGCTTGCACAGCTATGAGTTTAAAGAACATTAAAGATTATAAGATTTTGTCATCTGTTTTATCTGGTTAAAAGATTCACAATATATTCTATATTCCCAGAAGACTGAACAGTTGGTTAACAGTTTGCCACTAAAGTTTACAAGATTAATCATATACAATAACATTATTATAAGTGTGATTGGTTGCATTTGTAAATGTGTGAGCCTTTGATACTGCTGGTCAATACAAAAATTGCACAGTGAGAGAATTCTGGGcaaaatctttttaaacaaatgttgaATATCCTTGCATTTACATCTTTAATAGTAGATCCAGTACTGCATTATCTAAAGAATGCAGTTTGGTTAATTATTTTGTAAGTACATGTTGCTCTTGTAGATAAGGAATTACTTTTAGAAAGTACTCAGATTAAAAGGAAGTATTTTTTGGGAACCTATTGGAAGACATTTTACCTGTTTTCTACTGTGGTCTGTTTTTGCACTAAGTTGTGTTTGAGGCCCATCACACTGGGTTCGagtagttttttgttttttatgttcaaaaagcagtatgaataaaatgcagtttttctaCAAAGTATTCCATAAATGCATAATTGCATGCTTGAGGAAATTCTTGTCTTTGGTAATGCATTCCTGTGTTACTTAAAACCATCCATGCATAATATGAAACCAACCCTTTTATGGCTGGTAAAGGACTTGACAATTGGGGGTTTATTCTAGAAACATAGGGCACCTATGGTGCGTTTTTGTCCCAGGTGTTACATCCACATTGGAATAACTTATAGAGTCAACAGAAAACCTAGGCAGCATGTTTGGGGACAGTGAGAGGACATGAGCATCTGTCCAAAACTCCTACAAACCTAAAAAGTATATGCAAACTCTAAACAGTAGGTAACCCAGCCTAGAACAGAATCCAGGTTTTTACCACCACTCCACTATGTTGACTGCTACTCAAAATAAGTTTTGGTAatttcagtacagtatatttatgcgCTTTTATGGGATTTGTACACTGAGGCATTCATACCCTGACTGACTATTTCAGACTCGCATTCATGAGAAAAGTTGGTGAGAGTATGAATCGAGTGACAGGCAGTCTTTAAGGGGATTGCTAAACAGACCCTTATGGAAGAGTAATAGGGAATGAAATCAGTATCAATTTGATGATGAGGATGAATGTGATGATACTATGTAGCCTGCTTGTAGAAGGTTCCTGGAATACAGGTCTGTTTTTCGGAGTGATTTTTAAAGCTGTCTCGATTCACAGAGAAGCATTAATTCACAGAGAACACAATAAGCATAAATCATGATTATTTACCTGATATTCCCAACTTGATGAGACTAGTTGATTGAAGTGCTTTCTGATATACAAACTGTCAAGCTATTTAAAGAATATATTGGAAGTCcaggtttttaaaatatgattgaCTAACTTGTAGATTTGGGCAGTCACTGTATTGATTAATGAGCTGCTAACATCCACTGGGATACCCAGAGTAATCTCAGTGGAAGCATTCTGCTCTTATGTTGGGTCATTGTGAATACTTCACAACTTGTAATGATGTGGGAGTGAGTTCTATAAAACATCAGCTTAACATTTTTGATGTATTGGTCAGTCAACAGTCATTACATTTTGGACTGTGTAATTAAACCAAAGAAATGTTGACTTAAAGAATACCGgttctttatatattttaatgaaagtgTAGCCGAACCTTGTAtagataatattaataattatgagCAGGCACATTTGCATTGTGAAGACAGAGATTAACCatatttagaaattaatttcagttcCCACCCCCTCTTGTCACTTGCAATAGtaagatgattttttaaaatgctcttGCATTCATCAAAGACATTATAGAATCGTAGAGGGGAGGTTTTATCACAGGTAAACTTCTCTGTTGAACAAGCCCTGGTTGTGTAAGAGGAACTGCTAGCACCAGCCATGTTGAAATATCAAATTAAAAGCACCCGTAagctgaaacatacagtataactaagCTTGCACTtgccagtattttttttagagTAAGTTTATTAGTGTTTTAAGATTATATAAGTGATGCATTCTGTCTCTGATGTTATCCAGGAAAGCACTAAGTTAGACTCATCTTATTTTACTGGATAAAATCTTATTAATGTTTTTCGAAATAAGTGATTTGGTAATTCTTTATTTTAAGGAGTGTTAGTCTTCCTTGTAGGCCATGTGTAGAGATTTCAAAAGGAATTTGAAAAGGTGGTGCAAGTGTGAAACAGTGCATCAAAAATGAGATTCGAggcttgtttttaaagaaaagtataATTCTTTGTGATGCATGATATCATCCTGTATTATGAGTTTGTCATTTTGAAGTTCTCATGTTTCACAAGTCAGATATTCATATTTTGTTCAGATAATGTATGGTGTCCTCCAAGattgttttttcaaaatgcaATAATATTTGCACAGTTTGTTTACTTGCAGTATGTTTGCAGTGCTGCTATAATTATAGAACTCTGTTTTGCGGATGGAGTAAGGCATGAGGTTTCAATTGTAATGACCACCATGTGATGAGATGATTTATTAAAGCCCTGTTCTTCCTATATTAAGTAACTGATTACTAGTATGTTCTGTAACCCTTGGAATCCAAACCAGGAGCAGAGACTTGAGGGACAGAGTTCAACACCCACTCTTTTGTGCTTTGTAGAATCAGGCTATTTTGCAATGTAGCCTATACATCCTGAATTTAAAAAGTGGTGAAAAAATACTCATCTTCTATATTTAACAAAGATTTCATGTTATGAAactgtttaagaaaaaatatatagtcCTAGACTTAAAATCattgtttgaaaaatgaaaagtatcGACAGTATTGGCTCTCATCAAAATGTCTCAAGTTGACTTGATTTATTACAATATAACTTTTGTGGAGGTTTTGCTATTGAGAAAGGCAGTTTACACAACAATAAGTAGAACTGTGTCCTGGCAACTGACCACAGCTGAACTCTTTAAATTGAGATTGAATGCACTAATGAAGAATAACATACGTTACATAACAGAACAGTACAAAATCTAATGTTTTAAGCCTGTGcttactaaaatgtttttttttaaaaagtacactATACAAACACCGTGGTGGTTAAACAAATTCTactttgtttctgaaataagaCATATTCCTCAAAATATTAATAAGTTGAAGATGTTATTGTgccatataaaatgtttttttttgataGAAAATCACTCATTTTCTGTGAGTGGAAGATACCACAACACAAGTTCATATTTGTTGAAAAAGCATTTGTGGTTGGCCTATTTTTTCCAATTAACTTTGCTAATTGATTAAAGTTCATAGTTTGAGATTTCACATATCAGGAAATAAAGCTAAATCCATCATGTTTCTTGTGTTTGAATAATACCTGTTTTATATAGTAAACATGTTCTTTCTGATAGAATATTTTTCATCCTTAACAATGACTGTTGTTTTTGATGCCGTCTTGCTTAACGTCTGTTTTATTGGGCTCCCATTTCCACAGGTGGACAGTGTGCTGTTAGTAGGACTCTGCTATCGACAGCCATGCCGTTCCCTTTTGGCAAGTCTCACAAGTCTCCCGCAGACATTGTGAAAAACTTGAAGGACAGTATGTCCGTTTTGGAAAAACAAGATATCTCGGACAAAAAGGCAGAAAAGGTACAGTCAAAACAGTGCCGTCTTACCTTGTGCATACCTTAAAAAGATTTTGCGAAATTAAGAAGTTTAACTGGTCTCCTCTAACTAGATAAATGAACCATTACATTCCGAAGACTGTCTTGAAGAATGTTAAATGAATGCAGCTGAACGGAATTCATTGTTCTTTTGAAGTCTGCAGTTTCAAACCCAGTCTTAAGTAAAAGGTGTATATAGTCACTGAAAATTCAGCTTTGAGGGTAGATGGACCCTATGTCTGATGAGTGTGTTTTTGATTGTATTCATACCAACAATTAGTGTAATTTTATGTATGCATTATAGATATGTCTAGATATGTTAATTTATCTAATTTGGTTACAAATAGTCCAAATCATTGGCATAGATCAGGAAGAGCTGTGGTCTTAAAGTGGATCCCGCAGTACACCATTGCTTACATCTGCCCGGTTAGATGCCCCTTAAGATGATTTGCTGTTTCCTGTTTGTTAATAATCCATGTGCATGCATTAATTTGAACTTCAGaggttttcaattaaaaaaataaacattttatgaggTAAGTTATCAGTAGCCTCATGGAATTTTAAATACGATATTTGTGTGCTTTATTGTTAAATGTTCATGTTTTTCCTTTGAATAATTTTAACAAGCTAATTCAACAAGATCTTCCCTTTCTAAATCTGTTGGGAGTTACACCATCAGTTACATCAGACTGCTACAGAACATGTTTTGAACTAGTTACATTTCAGCTGTACACCTAGAATCGGTTTCCCTTCTTTGCCTTTCAGTCCTTCTTGCGAGCGCTGATGTCTGATGTcttcataaaaaatattgtcattgcatgattttaaatcaaattaagtGAAAGCTATCCCTTTGTGCAAACTTAATTAAACAATCATGTGGAGAGCAGAATGAGGTCCATCAAGGTCAGTGTTTTGAtgtaacttcttttaactttcaAGAGGTCTACTTCTTAGAAAACAGTGGGAACAGTTCAGAGTTGAAAGCCAAACCTAGAATCCTAAAGGCCGCATGCAGTGTTGTGTgtcttaaaaatacatttcagtgttgtttttttctctgttagccaaatcttttaattttgtttagatCTAAATTCTGTTAGTATTTGATATCGTTACTTATCCAATTCTTTTTGTcgattgtttgtttttgtgattAGGCAACAGAAGAGGTCTCAAAGAATCTTGTGGCTATGAAAGAAATCCTGTATGGCACAAATGAGAAGGAGCCTCAGACAGAAGCTGTGGCACAGCTTGCCCAGGAATTGTACAACAGCGGCCTTCTTAGCACTTTAATAGCAGATTTACAGCTCATCGACTTTGAGGTAAACTGCACTTAAAGAACTCCACATTTCCATGCCTTTTTGTTCATACTGCATGAGGGATCTCCTTAATAAGAAGTAGGACTTCTATATTAACATTAgcatattataatatttttaaaattatgtctAAGCATATTGAGGTATTCATTGTTTCATTATTGTCTGGTATGTTTTTATGCAGAATGTTTTAGTGACCATGAAATTGAAGAAAAggaacaatgttttggctgtggagccttcttcaggtgacacccgaagtctccacagccgaaacgtgtttcttttcttctcttttcagcatggaatgaacctttttgttcctttgcagcctatgcatgctgacgcagctgcccattTTGAATAATGGATATTTGaataatgctacatttttacaaagtagtgTTTAAGTTAAAactaaagttaaagttaaacaAATGTATTAATTGACTTCATGCCTAAACTTGTAAGTGCTATACATCAGATATTTTGTCAGAATTCCTTCTCTATTTGATGGAATTCAGGCTTTGAATGTTTTCATATGTTCTCTTCCCATTTCTATATTTTAACTCATGTGTCATTTCTGAGTAGATCTTTGTTTCTTACTTATTCCTTCCTCAGATGCATTGTAACCACATTTAGGCTTGGACAAATAGGGAAGCAGTTAAAATGTCAGTACCATTAAAATAAAGTACATGAAAGTATTTAGGAGCCATTTAATTTATTGCAGAATATTAAAAGTTATGTGCTAAAACTGTACTGCTTCTGCAACATTCAACTTGtgccagaaaaaataaatttcttacAACTATGCCACTTATGGTTAACCACAGTTTTATTCATATTCttctcttctgttttatttttttcttaaaacaggGTAAAAAAGATGTTGCTCAGATCTTCAACAACATTCTCAGAAGACAAATTGGTACAAGGACCCCTACAGTAGAATACATCTGTACCCAACAGAATATATTGTTCATGTTGTTAAAAGGGTGTGTTAAAACATCTTGTactttcacttttttaaatagtttccaTTCTTTTAAAAGGAAAGACTGACAAGTTTCACATTTGTTCTGTTATTTGTGAtttgtaaaaccgaggtcctgactctctgtggtcattaaaaatcccagggcgtttcttgaaaagagtaggggtgtaaccctggtgtcctggccaaatttcccattggcccttaccgatcatggcctcctaataatccccctctatgaattggcttcattactctgctctcctccccaccgatagctgatgtgtggtgagcgttctggcgcactatggctgccgtcgcatcatccaggtggatgctgcacattggtggtggtggttgtggaggggagtccccattacctgtaaagcagagtggagtatccagaaaagcaattataataataataataattataataataataattataattattattattattattattattattattattattattattattattataaaataagctTGACGTTTAATGACCGAGGCATTTTATCAACTAGTAACTGCTGCAGTGTGGTGACCAGAACAGAGAATTCCAAATTACATCTTATTAATGCGTTGTATTTGTATAACATTATTTTCCTTGATTTATAAATTCTGTGTTCTTAATGATATTGCCAAGCATCTTGCTGTGTgtagatgtttttcttttttatcttaattTCATTTCCTGAgctctgcattcattttttacaCAGGTATGAATCTCCTGAAATTGCTTTGAATTGTGGAATAATGCTAAGGGAGTGCATCAGACATGAACCATTGGCCAAAATCATCCTATGGTCTGAGCAGTTCTACGACTTCTTCAGATACGTTGAAATGTCAACATTTGATATTGCTTCAGATGCATTTGCCACTTTTAAAgtaagaaaatgtttccttttctaTGACAAAGTAGTATTACATGACCACATTTAATACATTTCCTATTACGGTTTATGTACATTTACTATAGCAGTATGAGATAGGATGGCTGATTTTAGTCCTGTATTTTCTTATAGGATTTACTAACAAGACACAAGCTACTGAGTGCCGAGTTTCTGGAACAGCATTATGACAGAGTAAGtggttgttttttatgttcGTTTTGCTTGCATAATATCGGAAGAcacattttcttccattttctgGTGGTGAAGTTGCTATCAGAACTAAGTTTAGGAATGGCTATAAATTGTATCTGGTCTTAAAGGGTAATGTATTTATACTTACATTGCATAGTTTCCATTCAGAATAATAAGTTTTCGGCCAGATATTTGAAATTGCATAGTTTCCATTCAGAATAATACGTTTTTGGCCAGATATTTGAAATTGCAAGTGTTTTATTACATTGTGTATCAATACAGGAGTCAAATGCTAATTCTGTTTGTTATACGTCATTCCATTGTCTTATATAATGCTTTCCTTTCTTATGTATAACAGTTCTTTAGTGAATATGAGAAGCTGCTCCATTCAGAAAACTATGTGACTAAGAGGCAGTCTCTAAAGGTAAGGAACTTGTTACAAGATTCATTTACTTTTTCTCAGTGTACTGTATCTCAGTCTTTAAAGAACTATAGAATTGTGTTGCTCTGTGTGTGCTTTCTTGCTGTAAGTAGAAGCAACAAAGTATGGAGGTAATGCAGCCCTGCTATACTCAAGGCTTTTAGATAATCTAGTTTTAACATAAAAGCTAGATTGCATATTTCTGATTGAGAAATTAGCTAAATTAGGGATGTGtactaaaactgcaatgcatGCGCACATACCGTAGCATTTGTTTTAGTTTGCTGGCACAGACTCCCTGtaaatttaagaataaaatgcCAAATGCTGCTTACCTTATAAGGGCTTAAGTGGTTTGGCTTCTGTCTCTATCAGTGAAATGTTAACACTCCctttacacctacagtacacatttgCGCTTTTAGAACTCTGGCATTCCTACACATCCCAAAATTAGGCTCTCATCGATTGGGACAcagctttcttttctgttgctCCAGGACTGTGGAATCTTCTGTCGGCCCAAATTAGATCTTGCTAGTCCGCTTGTGCTAACATTTCCTGTCTTAAAACTGTTATATGTTATACAATGGttgttaattgttttatttattaatatgtatATACATATTTGTTTTGGCTTTATATTATGAAAAGCTTGAGATTTCATGAAAGGAcattatttaaatgatttataataatttaagaGTGTTAACAGCAGTGTGTTCAGAGAATGTAATGAAGTTGTGTACAGTTGGTATGTGACATTTTAATGG
This genomic interval carries:
- the cab39 gene encoding calcium-binding protein 39 isoform X2, whose product is MRSIKATEEVSKNLVAMKEILYGTNEKEPQTEAVAQLAQELYNSGLLSTLIADLQLIDFEGKKDVAQIFNNILRRQIGTRTPTVEYICTQQNILFMLLKGYESPEIALNCGIMLRECIRHEPLAKIILWSEQFYDFFRYVEMSTFDIASDAFATFKDLLTRHKLLSAEFLEQHYDRFFSEYEKLLHSENYVTKRQSLKLLGELLLDRHNFTIMTKYISKPENLKLMMNLLRDKSRNIQFEAFHVFKVFVANPNKTQPILDILLKNQTKLIEFLSKFQNDRTEDEQFNDEKTYLVKQIRDLKRPAPQEA
- the cab39 gene encoding calcium-binding protein 39 isoform X1 translates to MPFPFGKSHKSPADIVKNLKDSMSVLEKQDISDKKAEKATEEVSKNLVAMKEILYGTNEKEPQTEAVAQLAQELYNSGLLSTLIADLQLIDFEGKKDVAQIFNNILRRQIGTRTPTVEYICTQQNILFMLLKGYESPEIALNCGIMLRECIRHEPLAKIILWSEQFYDFFRYVEMSTFDIASDAFATFKDLLTRHKLLSAEFLEQHYDRFFSEYEKLLHSENYVTKRQSLKLLGELLLDRHNFTIMTKYISKPENLKLMMNLLRDKSRNIQFEAFHVFKVFVANPNKTQPILDILLKNQTKLIEFLSKFQNDRTEDEQFNDEKTYLVKQIRDLKRPAPQEA